Proteins encoded by one window of Aphis gossypii isolate Hap1 chromosome X, ASM2018417v2, whole genome shotgun sequence:
- the LOC114132245 gene encoding FYVE, RhoGEF and PH domain-containing protein 6-like isoform X3, translating to MNTPEKIKPLPLPKPNLFPTNSSDCSCHEPQKICPKHIMVTENDKNNVSVLKCNLDTTATRYTIKPPLLPKPNNIALKTSPYKVKHQFPSVKSNKKLESTVNLTVNQTASCEPNENKNDEEIKNDSDVNSNVSQLEVPHNVNSILENNIIDSENNNSINKCTDDELDLDYQNDSLLNEYVVFHGELDMSINNLDDIMNTTIDDEKSSIASDSTDQSFSVRKKIVNWFGSFGKGKILKQKKRSSFYDSQNEDGNTGKEDNDTDSHSSLDEKPNEKLELDETLSLNNIETEELPTKAKSLRTVEELISTEKVFIDVLNLLCKTFVMFVEQTGGDTKLIPSTDLSKIINPLPQLLSLNEDLLQDMESRLKNWNEHPKIADVIVKKGPFLKLYSTYIRNFESQSNLLDEYCQKYPRFQKCVKDFEASDVCKKLTIKHYMLTPIQRITKYRLLLESYLKNQDEESIDYQDTIVALGIVCDVANHANESMKHEDCVSKLLQLQSLLGSYIIIKPGRELIKEGELYKLSRKDMQLRYFILLNDCLLYTSYYGTVAGLKINYELPLSGMKVFLPITDNCLNEFSIITITRSFTLRAKSAAELKEWVNTLEKAIREHTNKQLSFLNMKFVSKNIGCEPLQLGYEAPIWIQDCRVTMCQSCATEFTVTFRRHHCRACGKVVCSSCSENKAPLRYMKFQSARVCDDCYDYLLKEFEDKILEMRQSSSNSDFEILKMVDTVKNSFKKSGVWSSKKLVKYVPQRLKEVMANDSGSQMSGWLYRREKRKSWKRFWFVLKEQVLYMYKASEDVVALNTIPVLGYSVQTFPEGTNYEEFDSSCVFQLAHAGQNPLIFCSDTEQLAKRWINTLNEATKLK from the exons ATGAACACACCAG agaAAATAAAGCCACTTCCACTACCAAAACCAAATTTGTTTCCTACAAATTCAAGTGACTGCAGTTGCCATGAACCACAaaa gaTATGTCCAAAACATATAATGGTTACcgaaaatgacaaaaataatgtatcagtTTTAAAGTGTAATTTGGATACTACAGCTACAAGGTATACAATCAAACCTCCACTGCTTCcaaaaccaaataatattgcattgaaAACTAGTCCTTATAAAGTCAAACATCAATTTCCTAGTGTCAAGTCTAATAAAAAACTCGAATCAACTGTAAATTTAACTGTTAATCAAACTGCAAGTTGTGAgcctaatgaaaataaaaatgatgaagaAATAAAGAATGATAGTGATGTCAATTCTAATGTTTCCCAGTTAGAAGTTCCTCATaatgtaaatagtattttagaaaataacataatagataGTGagaataataacagtattaaCAAATGTACTGACGATGAATTAGATTTAGATTATCAAAATGACAGTTTGCTAAATGAATATGTGGTATTTCATGGTGAATTAGATatgtcaattaataatttagatgaTATTATGAATACGACTATTGATGATGAAAAATCGTCCATTGCTAGTGATTCTACAGACCAATCATTTTCTGTtaggaaaaaaattgtcaattggTTTGGGTCATTTGGtaaaggaaaaatattaaaacaaaagaaacGTAGTTCTTTTTATGACAGTCAAAATGAGGATGGAAACACTGGGAAAGAAGATAATGATACAGATTCTCATTCATCATTAGATGAAAAACCCAATGAAAAACTAGAACTTGACGAAACATTGTCTCTTAACAATATTGAAACAGAAGAATTACCTACCAAAGCAAAATCCCTAAGAACTGTTGAAGAACTTATATCAAccgaaaaagtatttatagatgttttaaatctattatgcAAAACATTTGTTATGTTTGTTGAACAAACTGGAGGTGATACGAAACTGATACCATCTACTGAtctatcaaaaataatcaatcCTCTTCCTCAATTATTAAGTCTAAATGAAGACTTATTACAAGACATGGAGAGTCGTTTGAAAAACTGGAATGAACATCCTAAAATTGCTGATGTGATAGTAAAAAAAGGACCTTTTCTTAAACTTTACTCAACTTACATACGAAATTTTGAAAGTCAAAGTAATTTGTTAGATGAATACTGTCAAAAATACCCACGATTTCAAAAGTGTGTAAAGGACTTTGAGGCGTCTGATGTGTGTAAAAAACTGACCATCAAACACTATATGTTGACTCCAATTCAGCGAATTACAAAGTATAGACTTTTATTGGaaagttatttgaaaaatcaagATGAAGAGTCAATTGATTATCAAGATACAATAGTAGCCTTAGGTATTGTGTGTGATGTTGCCAATCACGCCAATGAAAGTATGAAGCATGAG gATTGCGTTAGTAAACTTTTACAGTTACAATCACTATTAGgaagttacataataattaaaccagGTCGTGAACTTATTAAAGAAGGTGAATTGTATAAGTTGTCCAGAAAAGATATGCAActtcgatattttattttg ctTAATGATTGCTTGTTATACACATCGTATTATGGCACAGTTGcaggattaaaaattaattatgagcTTCCACTTAGTGGTATGAAAGTCTTTCTTCCTATTACCGATAACTGCCTCAatgaatttagtataataacaataactcgAAGCTTCACTCTTAGGGCTAA ATCTGCTGCAGAGCTTAAAGAATGGGTTAACACCTTGGAAAAGGCAATTAGAGAACACACTAACAAACAGCTGTCCTTTCTAAACATGAAGTTTGTCTCAAAGAACATTGGATGTGAACCACTTCAATTGGGATAtgag gcaCCAATATGGATTCAAGATTGTCGTGTGACTATGTGCCAATCGTGTGCCACAGAATTCACTGTTACATTCCGTAGACACCACTGCAGAGCATGTGGCAAA GTAGTTTGTAGCAGCTGTTCAGAAAACAAAGCACCACTTCGTTACATGAAGTTTCAGTCTGCAAGAGTGTGTGACGATTGTTATGATTATTTGCTCAAag AGTTTGAAGACAAAATATTGGAAATGCGTCAATCGTCTAGTAATAGTGATTTTGAAATTCTCAAGATGGTGGATACTGTAAAAAATTCCTTTAAGAAGTCAGGTGTATGgagctcaaaaaaacttgtTAAGTATGTTCCCCAACGTTTAAAAGag gtaatggCCAACGATTCCGGCTCACAAATGAGTGGATGGTTATATCGAAGGGAAAAACGTAAATCATGGAAAAGATTTTGGTTTGTTCTAAAAGAACAAGTTTTGTATATGTACAAAGCTTCTGAAGATGTTGTTGCATTGAATACAATACCTGTTCTTGGGTATAGTGTTCAAACATTTCCAGAA GGTACAAACTATGAAGAATTTGATTCAAGTTGTGTTTTTCAATTGGCTCATGCTGGACAAAACCCTTTGATATTTTGCTCTGATACCGAACAGTTGGCTAAGAG ATGGATCAATACTCTTAATGAAGcgactaaattaaaatga
- the LOC114132245 gene encoding FYVE, RhoGEF and PH domain-containing protein 6-like isoform X1, whose protein sequence is MSGRKSSFFNCTNVQRTSHKRFHGFSSKSGLSKKWIINSEKIKPLPLPKPNLFPTNSSDCSCHEPQKICPKHIMVTENDKNNVSVLKCNLDTTATRYTIKPPLLPKPNNIALKTSPYKVKHQFPSVKSNKKLESTVNLTVNQTASCEPNENKNDEEIKNDSDVNSNVSQLEVPHNVNSILENNIIDSENNNSINKCTDDELDLDYQNDSLLNEYVVFHGELDMSINNLDDIMNTTIDDEKSSIASDSTDQSFSVRKKIVNWFGSFGKGKILKQKKRSSFYDSQNEDGNTGKEDNDTDSHSSLDEKPNEKLELDETLSLNNIETEELPTKAKSLRTVEELISTEKVFIDVLNLLCKTFVMFVEQTGGDTKLIPSTDLSKIINPLPQLLSLNEDLLQDMESRLKNWNEHPKIADVIVKKGPFLKLYSTYIRNFESQSNLLDEYCQKYPRFQKCVKDFEASDVCKKLTIKHYMLTPIQRITKYRLLLESYLKNQDEESIDYQDTIVALGIVCDVANHANESMKHEDCVSKLLQLQSLLGSYIIIKPGRELIKEGELYKLSRKDMQLRYFILLNDCLLYTSYYGTVAGLKINYELPLSGMKVFLPITDNCLNEFSIITITRSFTLRAKSAAELKEWVNTLEKAIREHTNKQLSFLNMKFVSKNIGCEPLQLGYEAPIWIQDCRVTMCQSCATEFTVTFRRHHCRACGKVVCSSCSENKAPLRYMKFQSARVCDDCYDYLLKEFEDKILEMRQSSSNSDFEILKMVDTVKNSFKKSGVWSSKKLVKYVPQRLKEVMANDSGSQMSGWLYRREKRKSWKRFWFVLKEQVLYMYKASEDVVALNTIPVLGYSVQTFPEGTNYEEFDSSCVFQLAHAGQNPLIFCSDTEQLAKRWINTLNEATKLK, encoded by the exons agaAAATAAAGCCACTTCCACTACCAAAACCAAATTTGTTTCCTACAAATTCAAGTGACTGCAGTTGCCATGAACCACAaaa gaTATGTCCAAAACATATAATGGTTACcgaaaatgacaaaaataatgtatcagtTTTAAAGTGTAATTTGGATACTACAGCTACAAGGTATACAATCAAACCTCCACTGCTTCcaaaaccaaataatattgcattgaaAACTAGTCCTTATAAAGTCAAACATCAATTTCCTAGTGTCAAGTCTAATAAAAAACTCGAATCAACTGTAAATTTAACTGTTAATCAAACTGCAAGTTGTGAgcctaatgaaaataaaaatgatgaagaAATAAAGAATGATAGTGATGTCAATTCTAATGTTTCCCAGTTAGAAGTTCCTCATaatgtaaatagtattttagaaaataacataatagataGTGagaataataacagtattaaCAAATGTACTGACGATGAATTAGATTTAGATTATCAAAATGACAGTTTGCTAAATGAATATGTGGTATTTCATGGTGAATTAGATatgtcaattaataatttagatgaTATTATGAATACGACTATTGATGATGAAAAATCGTCCATTGCTAGTGATTCTACAGACCAATCATTTTCTGTtaggaaaaaaattgtcaattggTTTGGGTCATTTGGtaaaggaaaaatattaaaacaaaagaaacGTAGTTCTTTTTATGACAGTCAAAATGAGGATGGAAACACTGGGAAAGAAGATAATGATACAGATTCTCATTCATCATTAGATGAAAAACCCAATGAAAAACTAGAACTTGACGAAACATTGTCTCTTAACAATATTGAAACAGAAGAATTACCTACCAAAGCAAAATCCCTAAGAACTGTTGAAGAACTTATATCAAccgaaaaagtatttatagatgttttaaatctattatgcAAAACATTTGTTATGTTTGTTGAACAAACTGGAGGTGATACGAAACTGATACCATCTACTGAtctatcaaaaataatcaatcCTCTTCCTCAATTATTAAGTCTAAATGAAGACTTATTACAAGACATGGAGAGTCGTTTGAAAAACTGGAATGAACATCCTAAAATTGCTGATGTGATAGTAAAAAAAGGACCTTTTCTTAAACTTTACTCAACTTACATACGAAATTTTGAAAGTCAAAGTAATTTGTTAGATGAATACTGTCAAAAATACCCACGATTTCAAAAGTGTGTAAAGGACTTTGAGGCGTCTGATGTGTGTAAAAAACTGACCATCAAACACTATATGTTGACTCCAATTCAGCGAATTACAAAGTATAGACTTTTATTGGaaagttatttgaaaaatcaagATGAAGAGTCAATTGATTATCAAGATACAATAGTAGCCTTAGGTATTGTGTGTGATGTTGCCAATCACGCCAATGAAAGTATGAAGCATGAG gATTGCGTTAGTAAACTTTTACAGTTACAATCACTATTAGgaagttacataataattaaaccagGTCGTGAACTTATTAAAGAAGGTGAATTGTATAAGTTGTCCAGAAAAGATATGCAActtcgatattttattttg ctTAATGATTGCTTGTTATACACATCGTATTATGGCACAGTTGcaggattaaaaattaattatgagcTTCCACTTAGTGGTATGAAAGTCTTTCTTCCTATTACCGATAACTGCCTCAatgaatttagtataataacaataactcgAAGCTTCACTCTTAGGGCTAA ATCTGCTGCAGAGCTTAAAGAATGGGTTAACACCTTGGAAAAGGCAATTAGAGAACACACTAACAAACAGCTGTCCTTTCTAAACATGAAGTTTGTCTCAAAGAACATTGGATGTGAACCACTTCAATTGGGATAtgag gcaCCAATATGGATTCAAGATTGTCGTGTGACTATGTGCCAATCGTGTGCCACAGAATTCACTGTTACATTCCGTAGACACCACTGCAGAGCATGTGGCAAA GTAGTTTGTAGCAGCTGTTCAGAAAACAAAGCACCACTTCGTTACATGAAGTTTCAGTCTGCAAGAGTGTGTGACGATTGTTATGATTATTTGCTCAAag AGTTTGAAGACAAAATATTGGAAATGCGTCAATCGTCTAGTAATAGTGATTTTGAAATTCTCAAGATGGTGGATACTGTAAAAAATTCCTTTAAGAAGTCAGGTGTATGgagctcaaaaaaacttgtTAAGTATGTTCCCCAACGTTTAAAAGag gtaatggCCAACGATTCCGGCTCACAAATGAGTGGATGGTTATATCGAAGGGAAAAACGTAAATCATGGAAAAGATTTTGGTTTGTTCTAAAAGAACAAGTTTTGTATATGTACAAAGCTTCTGAAGATGTTGTTGCATTGAATACAATACCTGTTCTTGGGTATAGTGTTCAAACATTTCCAGAA GGTACAAACTATGAAGAATTTGATTCAAGTTGTGTTTTTCAATTGGCTCATGCTGGACAAAACCCTTTGATATTTTGCTCTGATACCGAACAGTTGGCTAAGAG ATGGATCAATACTCTTAATGAAGcgactaaattaaaatga
- the LOC114132245 gene encoding FYVE, RhoGEF and PH domain-containing protein 6-like isoform X2, giving the protein MPKCLSSQLPSLKKWIEPYNNSEKIKPLPLPKPNLFPTNSSDCSCHEPQKICPKHIMVTENDKNNVSVLKCNLDTTATRYTIKPPLLPKPNNIALKTSPYKVKHQFPSVKSNKKLESTVNLTVNQTASCEPNENKNDEEIKNDSDVNSNVSQLEVPHNVNSILENNIIDSENNNSINKCTDDELDLDYQNDSLLNEYVVFHGELDMSINNLDDIMNTTIDDEKSSIASDSTDQSFSVRKKIVNWFGSFGKGKILKQKKRSSFYDSQNEDGNTGKEDNDTDSHSSLDEKPNEKLELDETLSLNNIETEELPTKAKSLRTVEELISTEKVFIDVLNLLCKTFVMFVEQTGGDTKLIPSTDLSKIINPLPQLLSLNEDLLQDMESRLKNWNEHPKIADVIVKKGPFLKLYSTYIRNFESQSNLLDEYCQKYPRFQKCVKDFEASDVCKKLTIKHYMLTPIQRITKYRLLLESYLKNQDEESIDYQDTIVALGIVCDVANHANESMKHEDCVSKLLQLQSLLGSYIIIKPGRELIKEGELYKLSRKDMQLRYFILLNDCLLYTSYYGTVAGLKINYELPLSGMKVFLPITDNCLNEFSIITITRSFTLRAKSAAELKEWVNTLEKAIREHTNKQLSFLNMKFVSKNIGCEPLQLGYEAPIWIQDCRVTMCQSCATEFTVTFRRHHCRACGKVVCSSCSENKAPLRYMKFQSARVCDDCYDYLLKEFEDKILEMRQSSSNSDFEILKMVDTVKNSFKKSGVWSSKKLVKYVPQRLKEVMANDSGSQMSGWLYRREKRKSWKRFWFVLKEQVLYMYKASEDVVALNTIPVLGYSVQTFPEGTNYEEFDSSCVFQLAHAGQNPLIFCSDTEQLAKRWINTLNEATKLK; this is encoded by the exons agaAAATAAAGCCACTTCCACTACCAAAACCAAATTTGTTTCCTACAAATTCAAGTGACTGCAGTTGCCATGAACCACAaaa gaTATGTCCAAAACATATAATGGTTACcgaaaatgacaaaaataatgtatcagtTTTAAAGTGTAATTTGGATACTACAGCTACAAGGTATACAATCAAACCTCCACTGCTTCcaaaaccaaataatattgcattgaaAACTAGTCCTTATAAAGTCAAACATCAATTTCCTAGTGTCAAGTCTAATAAAAAACTCGAATCAACTGTAAATTTAACTGTTAATCAAACTGCAAGTTGTGAgcctaatgaaaataaaaatgatgaagaAATAAAGAATGATAGTGATGTCAATTCTAATGTTTCCCAGTTAGAAGTTCCTCATaatgtaaatagtattttagaaaataacataatagataGTGagaataataacagtattaaCAAATGTACTGACGATGAATTAGATTTAGATTATCAAAATGACAGTTTGCTAAATGAATATGTGGTATTTCATGGTGAATTAGATatgtcaattaataatttagatgaTATTATGAATACGACTATTGATGATGAAAAATCGTCCATTGCTAGTGATTCTACAGACCAATCATTTTCTGTtaggaaaaaaattgtcaattggTTTGGGTCATTTGGtaaaggaaaaatattaaaacaaaagaaacGTAGTTCTTTTTATGACAGTCAAAATGAGGATGGAAACACTGGGAAAGAAGATAATGATACAGATTCTCATTCATCATTAGATGAAAAACCCAATGAAAAACTAGAACTTGACGAAACATTGTCTCTTAACAATATTGAAACAGAAGAATTACCTACCAAAGCAAAATCCCTAAGAACTGTTGAAGAACTTATATCAAccgaaaaagtatttatagatgttttaaatctattatgcAAAACATTTGTTATGTTTGTTGAACAAACTGGAGGTGATACGAAACTGATACCATCTACTGAtctatcaaaaataatcaatcCTCTTCCTCAATTATTAAGTCTAAATGAAGACTTATTACAAGACATGGAGAGTCGTTTGAAAAACTGGAATGAACATCCTAAAATTGCTGATGTGATAGTAAAAAAAGGACCTTTTCTTAAACTTTACTCAACTTACATACGAAATTTTGAAAGTCAAAGTAATTTGTTAGATGAATACTGTCAAAAATACCCACGATTTCAAAAGTGTGTAAAGGACTTTGAGGCGTCTGATGTGTGTAAAAAACTGACCATCAAACACTATATGTTGACTCCAATTCAGCGAATTACAAAGTATAGACTTTTATTGGaaagttatttgaaaaatcaagATGAAGAGTCAATTGATTATCAAGATACAATAGTAGCCTTAGGTATTGTGTGTGATGTTGCCAATCACGCCAATGAAAGTATGAAGCATGAG gATTGCGTTAGTAAACTTTTACAGTTACAATCACTATTAGgaagttacataataattaaaccagGTCGTGAACTTATTAAAGAAGGTGAATTGTATAAGTTGTCCAGAAAAGATATGCAActtcgatattttattttg ctTAATGATTGCTTGTTATACACATCGTATTATGGCACAGTTGcaggattaaaaattaattatgagcTTCCACTTAGTGGTATGAAAGTCTTTCTTCCTATTACCGATAACTGCCTCAatgaatttagtataataacaataactcgAAGCTTCACTCTTAGGGCTAA ATCTGCTGCAGAGCTTAAAGAATGGGTTAACACCTTGGAAAAGGCAATTAGAGAACACACTAACAAACAGCTGTCCTTTCTAAACATGAAGTTTGTCTCAAAGAACATTGGATGTGAACCACTTCAATTGGGATAtgag gcaCCAATATGGATTCAAGATTGTCGTGTGACTATGTGCCAATCGTGTGCCACAGAATTCACTGTTACATTCCGTAGACACCACTGCAGAGCATGTGGCAAA GTAGTTTGTAGCAGCTGTTCAGAAAACAAAGCACCACTTCGTTACATGAAGTTTCAGTCTGCAAGAGTGTGTGACGATTGTTATGATTATTTGCTCAAag AGTTTGAAGACAAAATATTGGAAATGCGTCAATCGTCTAGTAATAGTGATTTTGAAATTCTCAAGATGGTGGATACTGTAAAAAATTCCTTTAAGAAGTCAGGTGTATGgagctcaaaaaaacttgtTAAGTATGTTCCCCAACGTTTAAAAGag gtaatggCCAACGATTCCGGCTCACAAATGAGTGGATGGTTATATCGAAGGGAAAAACGTAAATCATGGAAAAGATTTTGGTTTGTTCTAAAAGAACAAGTTTTGTATATGTACAAAGCTTCTGAAGATGTTGTTGCATTGAATACAATACCTGTTCTTGGGTATAGTGTTCAAACATTTCCAGAA GGTACAAACTATGAAGAATTTGATTCAAGTTGTGTTTTTCAATTGGCTCATGCTGGACAAAACCCTTTGATATTTTGCTCTGATACCGAACAGTTGGCTAAGAG ATGGATCAATACTCTTAATGAAGcgactaaattaaaatga